A genomic region of Coraliomargarita sinensis contains the following coding sequences:
- a CDS encoding prephenate dehydrogenase yields the protein MFDQITILGPGLLGASIGIAASERGLTNRIVSWSRRAETRGNCQAQSWCDEVFDTPEAACRGSQLVIICTPVQTIVPLLSKIAEDLAPEALVTDVGSTKSRICRDAMGVDLNGATFIGSHPMAGSEQTGLAHARGNLFDAAACIVTPLEDAPSGKVRQISTFWESLGMQVTHASPEHHDEIVAHISHLPHLLSSALCSFLASKDPTWKALAGGGLRDTTRIASGDPGLWRQILESNREEVIRAISGMEEELHQVKSALTNEDAATLNQRLERGKHYRDSLSS from the coding sequence ATGTTCGATCAGATTACCATACTGGGCCCCGGTCTGCTAGGGGCTTCTATCGGCATCGCTGCGAGCGAGCGTGGCCTGACGAATAGAATCGTCAGTTGGTCGAGACGCGCGGAGACCCGGGGCAACTGTCAGGCCCAATCCTGGTGCGACGAAGTCTTCGACACCCCCGAAGCCGCTTGCCGCGGGAGCCAGCTCGTCATCATTTGCACGCCCGTACAAACCATCGTCCCTCTGCTCTCAAAGATCGCGGAGGACTTGGCACCCGAGGCATTAGTTACCGACGTCGGTAGCACGAAAAGCCGGATCTGCCGGGACGCCATGGGGGTTGACTTGAATGGCGCGACGTTCATCGGCTCCCACCCGATGGCCGGATCCGAGCAGACCGGGTTGGCTCATGCCCGTGGGAACTTGTTTGATGCGGCGGCCTGCATCGTCACACCCCTGGAAGACGCACCCTCCGGGAAAGTGCGGCAAATTAGCACTTTCTGGGAATCCCTCGGCATGCAAGTAACACATGCATCGCCGGAGCATCACGATGAAATCGTCGCCCATATCAGTCACTTGCCGCACCTGCTCAGTTCGGCCCTGTGTAGTTTTCTAGCCAGCAAAGATCCCACCTGGAAGGCTCTGGCGGGTGGCGGGCTGCGCGACACCACCCGCATTGCTTCCGGCGATCCGGGCCTTTGGCGGCAGATCCTGGAAAGCAATCGTGAGGAAGTCATCCGCGCCATAAGTGGCATGGAAGAGGAGCTTCACCAGGTCAAGTCGGCCCTGACCAACGAAGATGCAGCGACGCTGAATCAACGTCTGGAGCGAGGAAAGCACTACCGCGATTCGCTCTCTTCCTAG
- a CDS encoding SUMF1/EgtB/PvdO family nonheme iron enzyme — MAIFKKKHRPRLPHESSPFKKFLLTFLVFALAVLVLGGAWFLSKMGPRDVDYREIAQTEEVPEDLLALKEESIELEAKFEEFMALREAEPQDIELIRKARDLQKAYLEGVGGVDADAARRLRDLTVRYENLAAADLQERSVQLETEAESLAQEKNYEAARTKYREAYALQDKINQDFPQSNAYNVGRATALERQASYLTAEPLLQNSLKLESEAEEFIAEENWEQAEEKLARAIAIQDQLNREFRGTNQASVARLERLRVKLVGIRSGQSHVEIEKLAALGDLRKSEGKNLEAAKLYLEAARLQRRLNEAFRDSPYASSELVAEYQRKAETAQSFKLGRAVERNHNRLKDLLSKRQTFEATEVIVELRQDIQQMREAYPRSSLNDEELELKVRYLNLVQSDLGFIQDRVYQALLPIPEEDEWRILKTEVPQALFSMIMGTNPSRNRGDVKPVDSVSWIEAKQFCERLSWIMGKPVRLPTENEFRAALGRLRYVVLEEHVWSLSNSNSTSQPIGTKEPFASGCHDLLGNVSEWLESVDRFETEDARHIGGHALDRLETIFTVPIREAPREERNRMTGFRVVMQVK; from the coding sequence ATGGCAATATTTAAAAAGAAACATCGCCCACGCCTTCCCCACGAGAGCAGCCCATTCAAAAAGTTCCTCCTGACTTTTCTCGTATTCGCTCTGGCCGTCTTGGTGCTCGGCGGCGCTTGGTTCTTATCCAAGATGGGGCCGCGTGACGTTGATTATCGTGAAATCGCCCAGACGGAGGAAGTGCCCGAGGATCTTCTGGCGCTTAAAGAAGAAAGTATCGAACTGGAGGCCAAGTTTGAAGAGTTCATGGCCTTGAGAGAGGCGGAACCTCAGGATATCGAACTGATTCGAAAGGCGCGCGATCTACAAAAGGCTTATTTGGAAGGTGTTGGAGGTGTCGATGCAGATGCCGCCAGGCGATTAAGGGATTTGACCGTGCGTTACGAGAACCTCGCCGCGGCGGATTTGCAGGAGCGGAGTGTACAATTGGAGACTGAAGCGGAGAGCCTGGCTCAGGAAAAAAACTATGAAGCCGCCCGTACGAAATATCGTGAAGCTTATGCCCTGCAGGATAAGATTAATCAGGACTTTCCTCAGAGTAATGCCTATAATGTCGGTCGCGCGACCGCGCTCGAGCGCCAAGCCAGCTACTTGACCGCAGAGCCGTTGCTGCAAAACAGCCTGAAGCTGGAATCCGAAGCGGAGGAGTTTATCGCCGAGGAGAACTGGGAGCAGGCCGAAGAGAAGCTGGCCCGGGCCATTGCGATACAGGATCAACTTAACCGTGAATTTCGGGGCACGAATCAAGCAAGTGTCGCCCGTTTGGAGCGTCTGCGGGTCAAGCTTGTCGGGATCCGGTCCGGGCAAAGCCATGTGGAGATTGAAAAATTAGCTGCACTCGGCGACCTTCGGAAATCGGAGGGTAAAAACCTTGAAGCGGCCAAGCTCTACCTTGAAGCTGCCCGCCTGCAGCGTCGACTGAATGAAGCGTTCCGCGACAGTCCATACGCGTCCTCCGAACTCGTGGCGGAATATCAGCGCAAGGCCGAGACCGCCCAGAGTTTCAAGCTTGGTCGGGCGGTTGAAAGAAATCACAATCGCCTGAAAGATTTGCTCAGCAAACGGCAGACCTTTGAAGCTACGGAGGTGATTGTGGAACTGCGTCAGGATATTCAGCAAATGAGGGAGGCCTATCCCCGTAGCTCATTGAATGATGAGGAACTTGAGCTCAAGGTCCGCTATCTGAATTTGGTGCAGAGTGATTTGGGCTTTATTCAGGATCGAGTGTATCAGGCCCTGCTGCCCATCCCGGAGGAAGATGAATGGCGTATCCTTAAAACCGAAGTGCCACAGGCCCTTTTTTCCATGATTATGGGTACGAATCCCAGCCGGAATCGGGGTGATGTCAAGCCGGTCGACTCCGTCAGCTGGATCGAGGCCAAGCAGTTTTGTGAGCGACTCTCATGGATCATGGGGAAACCGGTGCGCCTGCCGACAGAAAACGAGTTTCGCGCCGCGCTGGGGCGCCTTCGCTATGTCGTGCTCGAGGAACATGTCTGGAGCCTGTCAAATTCAAACAGCACCAGTCAGCCCATAGGAACAAAAGAACCGTTCGCAAGTGGGTGTCACGATTTGCTGGGGAATGTCAGTGAATGGCTCGAGTCGGTGGACCGCTTTGAGACGGAGGACGCCCGTCATATCGGAGGACACGCTTTGGATCGCCTCGAAACCATTTTTACTGTGCCGATTCGTGAGGCGCCCCGCGAGGAGCGAAACCGGATGACCGGCTTTCGTGTCGTCATGCAGGTCAAATAG
- a CDS encoding PIN/TRAM domain-containing protein — MKKTLYILRAFFLIVSLLACILLHYVVEDWNLFLVISVGMSISVLVILIDLLLEGFSLRGLSAITFGLAIGALIAFLLSESPLFEPLEEDQDLAETLFLSRLALYVISMYLATVIALRGKDEFNLVIPYVRFSSENVETPLAVVDTSALIDGRIAAICESRWFGFALLIPRFVLDELQSVADSNDPTRKEKGRKGLDVLNRLRNMKHLDLRIYESDVPDRKAVDSKLVYLADTLKGKLLTTDYNLAKLAEFHHVDWLNITDLVKAVNQEVSIGSRLSVELVRAGKDANQAVGYLPDGSMLVVNDAKSHIGKEVRVEVDSVVPSSGGKMVFASLKSQI; from the coding sequence ATGAAAAAGACACTCTATATCTTGAGAGCTTTCTTTCTTATCGTTAGCCTGCTTGCCTGCATTCTACTTCATTACGTCGTCGAAGACTGGAATTTATTCTTAGTAATTTCCGTCGGCATGAGTATCTCGGTGCTGGTTATTTTGATCGACCTGTTACTTGAGGGGTTTTCGTTGAGAGGGCTCTCCGCCATAACTTTTGGCCTGGCGATTGGTGCACTCATCGCATTTCTGCTTTCGGAATCACCTCTTTTCGAACCACTTGAGGAGGATCAGGATTTGGCGGAAACTCTTTTTCTATCGCGACTGGCCCTTTACGTGATCAGTATGTACCTAGCGACGGTGATCGCGCTTCGGGGCAAGGACGAGTTCAATCTGGTGATCCCCTACGTCCGCTTCAGTTCAGAGAATGTCGAGACCCCGCTGGCGGTGGTGGATACCAGTGCGCTAATTGATGGCCGCATCGCGGCAATCTGTGAAAGCCGCTGGTTTGGGTTTGCCCTGCTGATCCCGCGATTCGTTCTGGATGAACTGCAATCGGTTGCAGATTCCAATGATCCTACCCGTAAAGAAAAGGGGCGTAAGGGGCTTGATGTTCTCAACCGGTTACGGAATATGAAGCATCTCGATCTGAGAATATACGAGAGCGATGTTCCCGACAGGAAAGCGGTGGATTCAAAGCTGGTCTATTTGGCCGATACTTTAAAAGGAAAATTGCTGACGACAGACTACAATCTGGCGAAGTTGGCGGAGTTCCATCATGTGGACTGGTTGAATATCACCGATTTGGTCAAGGCAGTGAACCAGGAAGTTTCGATCGGGTCACGTCTCAGTGTCGAACTCGTGCGTGCGGGCAAGGATGCCAATCAAGCCGTCGGCTATCTGCCGGACGGCTCGATGTTGGTGGTGAACGACGCTAAAAGCCATATTGGGAAAGAGGTGAGGGTCGAAGTTGACTCTGTGGTGCCGTCCTCGGGCGGAAAAATGGTATTTGCCAGCCTGAAATCCCAAATCTAG
- a CDS encoding type II secretion system protein yields MNNKSKKGFTLVEIMIVVVIIGLLAAMAIPAFQKVRETSQKKTMVNNLRQLASGADQYFLENGVTTVSSASLVGSDQYVKSVDQVADETYTGTITTDLTQLEATGTDVSATISF; encoded by the coding sequence ATGAATAATAAATCCAAAAAGGGTTTCACCCTCGTTGAAATTATGATCGTGGTCGTTATCATCGGCCTTCTTGCTGCGATGGCTATCCCAGCCTTCCAAAAGGTTCGTGAAACATCACAGAAAAAGACTATGGTTAACAACCTTCGCCAGCTTGCTTCCGGTGCGGACCAGTACTTCCTCGAGAATGGTGTCACCACAGTATCGAGTGCTTCGCTTGTCGGTTCTGACCAGTACGTAAAGTCTGTCGATCAAGTTGCTGACGAAACATATACAGGTACTATTACGACGGATCTCACACAGCTTGAAGCTACCGGCACTGACGTGAGCGCCACAATTAGTTTCTAA
- a CDS encoding glycosyltransferase family 39 protein, with the protein MGFRAKLSAQVFSAILAIYLGFFAFEPSAAIQVIKHSGYWVLLATTLLGVHAGYRVYRESRFRVGLNSVRRQTVPLLVIIGLSLMSYLLQDDAYKVVLDEPVLAVTALQMHHEKEAMTATRGYHIGGTFNLLGGYVGKRPYFFSFVVSLLHDLTGYRANQTIVLNHLLTPVFLGLLYLISHRFAGRRGGYLALALSMTVPLIAINVNGGGFDLLNAVMILATLYVSMLYLQRPTEARFDLMIILAVLLAQTRYESGSYVLAIAGIIFLSWMRQRRMQLSWVSVLVPLLLVCVPLQQTVFDQYPDLWQIKNNAEAPFTLSIIPENLSQSLNFFFTLLPIQPGSPLLSIFFCAALLLAPVLTIMGRVKSFLSLNDAPAVLWFSFLIVFNFFLLMAYHWGQIDDIVATRLVLPFIAFQIIFVVLTIHIIPWRNIIYSVCITAVAVFFVLVTRPENARTDYLVRLAAQRNVEWVVEKVRERKGQGVLFITDKLPAALAEQESCLPQILAAKAKRQIDLHMQLRTFSEVIVFYRLVESELGRGDWKVETPIEKDFDIEVLEEVKLTDELYLRMGRVRGVTYRKGDRPAYDESVLSGINDTATEMEVFAKTLP; encoded by the coding sequence ATGGGATTTCGCGCAAAGTTAAGTGCTCAGGTTTTCTCAGCTATCCTTGCGATCTATCTGGGGTTTTTTGCTTTTGAGCCATCGGCTGCAATTCAGGTCATCAAGCATTCCGGTTACTGGGTGTTGCTGGCTACAACACTACTCGGAGTCCATGCGGGCTATCGTGTTTACCGGGAATCTCGCTTCCGGGTTGGGCTGAATTCAGTTCGGAGGCAAACTGTCCCACTGCTCGTTATCATCGGTTTGAGTCTGATGTCCTATTTACTGCAGGACGATGCTTATAAGGTCGTCCTGGATGAACCGGTATTGGCGGTGACAGCGTTACAGATGCATCATGAAAAAGAGGCGATGACGGCCACTCGCGGGTATCATATTGGAGGGACATTCAACTTGTTGGGAGGCTATGTCGGTAAGAGACCATACTTTTTCTCATTTGTTGTCAGTCTTTTGCACGACCTCACGGGCTATAGAGCCAATCAGACTATCGTTTTAAATCATTTGCTAACGCCTGTTTTTCTAGGGCTGCTGTATTTGATCAGCCACCGTTTCGCCGGCCGACGGGGAGGGTACCTCGCACTTGCGCTAAGCATGACTGTCCCTTTGATCGCAATCAACGTAAACGGTGGAGGATTCGATTTACTCAACGCCGTCATGATTCTGGCGACACTCTATGTGAGCATGCTTTACTTGCAGCGTCCCACAGAGGCCCGCTTTGATTTAATGATTATTCTGGCGGTTCTGCTCGCTCAGACGCGCTATGAATCAGGATCTTATGTTTTAGCGATCGCCGGTATTATTTTCCTATCGTGGATGAGACAGCGCCGCATGCAACTCAGTTGGGTCTCAGTCCTTGTTCCACTACTGCTGGTCTGCGTTCCGCTGCAGCAGACGGTTTTTGATCAATATCCGGACTTATGGCAGATCAAAAACAATGCGGAGGCACCATTTACCCTTTCTATTATACCGGAGAACCTTAGCCAGTCGCTTAACTTTTTTTTCACTTTGTTGCCTATCCAGCCGGGCAGTCCTCTTCTCAGCATCTTCTTTTGTGCCGCACTGTTACTTGCGCCCGTTTTGACGATTATGGGGCGGGTTAAAAGCTTTCTCTCTCTAAACGATGCACCTGCAGTGCTATGGTTCTCTTTTCTGATCGTTTTCAATTTCTTTCTATTGATGGCCTATCACTGGGGGCAGATCGACGATATTGTCGCCACACGACTCGTCCTTCCTTTTATCGCTTTTCAAATCATATTTGTTGTCCTGACCATTCACATTATTCCATGGCGCAATATAATATACTCAGTTTGTATTACCGCAGTTGCCGTGTTCTTTGTTCTGGTGACTCGGCCGGAAAATGCACGAACGGATTACCTCGTGCGTCTGGCCGCGCAACGCAACGTTGAATGGGTAGTTGAAAAGGTAAGGGAGAGGAAAGGGCAAGGCGTACTATTTATAACGGATAAACTCCCTGCGGCTCTTGCGGAACAGGAATCCTGTCTGCCACAAATTTTAGCAGCGAAAGCAAAGAGGCAGATCGATCTTCACATGCAGTTAAGGACTTTTTCAGAAGTAATTGTTTTTTACAGGTTGGTGGAGTCCGAATTGGGCCGGGGGGACTGGAAAGTGGAAACACCCATTGAAAAGGATTTCGATATCGAGGTTTTGGAAGAAGTTAAGCTGACCGACGAGCTGTACTTACGTATGGGTCGAGTGCGGGGTGTGACTTATAGGAAGGGCGATCGGCCGGCTTATGACGAATCCGTACTTTCAGGTATAAATGACACAGCCACGGAGATGGAAGTTTTCGCCAAAACATTACCATAG
- a CDS encoding glycosyltransferase family 39 protein produces the protein MFLKEDIPFPKVICAIVASTLALALPLFFLPDEEAIILVKRCGFWFMFVTCCFFLWQLWHEARHLSFRKIRSLLSENYIGVFIVLFVTIFLQYQDEQKYKILYDEHLLSSTAVNLYENQFAYVEAASHVHDGETVASIGHVDKRPLLFPFILATVHNVLGYDYENAFLLNALLAGLLLALVYSVVTILTDKRYGCIAVLLLGGLPLLAQNATGGGYELLNLCFIIGLALTSYLYFRQEDGVKGLNLMLITAVLLANIRYESLLYVLVPVGLFLLKCYLLKEIHLTWFSVFSPLLLIPPLTSFAIFQNEPVFFITSKEDFFSLSHFPQNLSHAGSYLFDWSGSHTNSILLSIVGIPCTLAFLVWLVPQIRKNSFTGDKATIAFFSVLLVVLSNTFLALCNHWGAWTDPATSRFSLPLHLIMAVCTALVMHRLFKRKSATYSLIIGAGLYLIFVTPAHCYRMRQEPRLAIADGYHWSMHWIKQRASNRNELYLVHSATGIGLLPVGALPFRTANALPERIYKLKKIGFYEDIFAVEALVKNERGMSPLVPGPGALSHLYEVETIAQAQITKRLTYRISRVIGLNTHDGKLDDSYPETQTFDPVDNYDFYRQLPLSP, from the coding sequence ATGTTTCTGAAAGAAGACATCCCATTCCCGAAGGTCATCTGTGCGATAGTCGCTTCAACTCTGGCACTCGCCTTACCGCTATTTTTTTTGCCAGATGAAGAAGCGATAATATTGGTTAAAAGATGTGGGTTCTGGTTTATGTTTGTGACCTGCTGCTTCTTTCTCTGGCAACTCTGGCATGAGGCGCGTCACCTTTCTTTTCGAAAAATCCGAAGCCTACTTTCCGAGAATTATATCGGCGTCTTTATTGTACTCTTCGTCACAATTTTTCTCCAGTACCAGGATGAACAGAAATACAAGATCCTCTACGACGAACACCTTTTGAGTTCGACTGCGGTGAACCTGTATGAAAATCAGTTCGCCTATGTAGAAGCAGCTTCCCATGTTCACGACGGCGAGACGGTCGCCAGCATAGGGCATGTCGATAAGCGCCCGCTGCTTTTCCCGTTTATTCTTGCGACTGTTCATAATGTTCTAGGCTACGATTACGAAAACGCTTTTTTATTGAATGCTCTGCTTGCCGGCTTGTTGCTTGCCCTGGTTTACAGTGTTGTCACTATTCTCACTGATAAACGATACGGTTGTATAGCTGTTCTTCTGTTAGGTGGATTACCACTTCTCGCGCAGAATGCGACTGGTGGCGGCTACGAACTGCTGAATCTTTGCTTTATAATCGGACTGGCTCTAACCAGCTACCTTTACTTTCGCCAAGAAGATGGAGTGAAGGGGCTGAATCTGATGCTAATTACGGCAGTTTTACTGGCTAACATTCGCTATGAGTCATTGCTGTACGTACTGGTTCCTGTCGGACTTTTTCTGCTCAAATGCTATCTTCTAAAAGAAATTCACCTTACGTGGTTCAGTGTCTTTAGTCCGCTACTCCTGATCCCCCCATTAACAAGCTTCGCAATTTTTCAGAATGAGCCTGTTTTCTTCATCACTTCCAAAGAAGATTTTTTTAGTTTATCCCATTTCCCTCAAAACCTATCCCACGCTGGCAGCTACCTTTTTGATTGGAGTGGCAGCCACACGAACTCCATCCTTTTATCAATAGTCGGTATACCATGCACACTCGCCTTTCTCGTCTGGCTCGTGCCGCAAATCCGAAAGAATTCTTTCACTGGTGATAAAGCTACGATTGCCTTTTTCAGCGTTCTTTTAGTCGTACTGAGCAATACATTTCTGGCTCTGTGCAACCATTGGGGGGCATGGACGGACCCGGCCACTTCAAGATTTTCGCTGCCCCTTCACTTAATTATGGCCGTTTGCACCGCCCTGGTCATGCATAGACTCTTCAAAAGAAAGTCAGCTACTTACTCGCTGATTATCGGGGCAGGTTTGTATCTCATATTTGTCACGCCTGCCCATTGTTACCGGATGCGCCAAGAGCCTCGTCTTGCCATTGCCGATGGTTACCATTGGTCCATGCACTGGATTAAGCAAAGAGCCTCGAATCGCAATGAACTTTACCTTGTCCACTCCGCTACGGGCATCGGACTTCTTCCCGTCGGCGCTCTCCCCTTCAGGACTGCAAATGCTTTACCGGAGAGGATCTACAAGCTTAAGAAAATAGGTTTTTATGAAGACATTTTTGCGGTGGAAGCTCTTGTCAAAAACGAGCGGGGCATGAGCCCGCTCGTTCCCGGCCCAGGAGCGCTCAGCCATCTATATGAGGTAGAAACAATTGCTCAGGCCCAAATTACTAAAAGGCTTACGTATCGGATAAGCCGGGTCATTGGCCTGAATACCCATGATGGGAAACTCGATGATTCCTACCCTGAAACCCAAACATTCGATCCTGTCGATAATTACGATTTTTACAGGCAATTGCCATTGAGTCCATAA